Proteins encoded together in one Caldanaerobius fijiensis DSM 17918 window:
- a CDS encoding PIN/TRAM domain-containing protein yields MKRIVRIVVSMFGLLIGYELSAVVLMFVGLRIVIKPDSPLYFGLLAIGTLVGGFIFYVMTPGFIQRCKLASLHFEKFIQKVSAKDIILGAIGLILGLIIANLISSPFVRIPYIGYLIPVIIDLLFAFIGVEVAVKKKEELINFIISLRKSREKYGREDGMTPKLLDTSVIIDGRIFDICKTGFVEGPIIIPSFILEELRHIADSSDTLKRNRGRRGLDILNRMQKELDIRVDIFEKDFEDIAEVDNKLLKLAQLLKGKVITNDYNLNKVAQFQGVPVLNINELSNAVKPVVLPGEDMKVLIIKEGKENGQGIAYLDDGTMIVVEGGKNHIGDNVLITVTSVLQTAAGRMIFARLKSDAQEKVI; encoded by the coding sequence ATGAAGAGAATAGTAAGAATAGTGGTTTCAATGTTTGGCTTGCTGATAGGATATGAATTGAGTGCAGTGGTGCTTATGTTCGTGGGATTGCGTATCGTTATCAAACCAGATTCGCCTTTATATTTTGGACTATTAGCAATTGGAACGCTTGTGGGGGGTTTTATTTTTTATGTTATGACGCCTGGCTTCATACAACGGTGTAAATTAGCATCGTTACACTTCGAAAAATTTATACAAAAGGTGTCTGCAAAGGACATCATACTGGGAGCAATCGGATTGATTTTAGGCCTTATTATAGCCAATCTTATAAGCAGCCCCTTTGTCAGGATACCATATATAGGATACCTGATACCTGTAATTATAGATTTGCTTTTCGCATTTATAGGCGTAGAAGTGGCGGTGAAAAAGAAAGAGGAATTGATAAATTTTATCATTTCATTGAGAAAGAGCAGAGAAAAGTATGGCAGAGAAGACGGCATGACGCCAAAGCTTTTAGATACCAGTGTTATAATTGACGGAAGGATTTTTGATATATGCAAAACGGGTTTTGTAGAAGGGCCTATAATAATACCCAGCTTTATATTGGAGGAACTCAGACATATTGCGGACTCATCCGATACCTTGAAGAGAAACAGGGGTAGACGGGGGCTGGATATATTAAATCGTATGCAGAAAGAGCTGGATATAAGAGTGGATATATTTGAGAAGGATTTTGAAGATATCGCGGAAGTGGACAATAAGCTGTTGAAATTGGCTCAACTGTTAAAAGGGAAGGTAATCACCAATGATTATAATCTCAATAAAGTGGCTCAATTTCAAGGTGTGCCGGTTCTTAACATAAATGAACTCTCTAACGCCGTAAAACCTGTAGTGTTACCAGGTGAAGATATGAAGGTTTTGATTATAAAGGAAGGCAAGGAAAATGGCCAGGGGATTGCGTATCTGGATGATGGTACTATGATAGTGGTAGAAGGCGGGAAAAATCATATAGGAGACAATGTGTTGATAACGGTTACCAGTGTATTACAGACGGCTGCAGGCAGGATGATTTTTGCGCGTTTAAAATCCGATGCCCAGGAAAAGGTGATCTAG
- a CDS encoding esterase/lipase family protein — MLPVVFLPGIFGSVPLLWGRWSFGPSIWYYKPIIQAMKDSGLTVEIAYYGWWENNLLSARKYLIPAIDRVLKSNKEDKVIIVCHSMGGIVARSYIQSDFYRGDVERIIMLCTPNEGSADAYYPWEGGQVPPSPYDDFVNMLYNGFIWMISRITGKPITYNLIREYIPSIKELLPTSDYGSYLFEYRDEDNFPVFIPQSTMHEKNDYLNDLNAKVEIIKRRGIDVFCFNGKGYYTNKYIQVDTETDRQEGLWIDGKPMAEIRSKMGDGTVLASSSRYVFDSITLNTSHMGVLKDGIPYLLKQLDVKKLPAVYAENIPFKGYLAYIIDKASSCKKLLRDCYDVLGRFEWGVMSDQSELLLEIPSPGRDMYLYTYNSNGSAQTDLKLRDVKAGCHRLVIKNVRGFKPIIEFK, encoded by the coding sequence ATGCTCCCTGTAGTCTTTTTGCCGGGCATCTTTGGTTCAGTTCCGCTCTTATGGGGTAGATGGAGCTTTGGTCCGTCGATTTGGTACTATAAGCCCATTATTCAGGCAATGAAGGATTCTGGACTGACTGTGGAAATAGCTTATTATGGCTGGTGGGAGAATAATCTTTTATCTGCTCGCAAATATCTTATACCAGCTATTGATAGAGTTCTTAAATCCAATAAAGAAGATAAAGTGATTATTGTATGCCACAGCATGGGAGGTATTGTGGCAAGAAGTTATATACAGTCGGATTTTTATAGAGGCGATGTAGAAAGGATTATCATGCTGTGTACGCCCAATGAGGGTTCTGCTGATGCCTATTATCCGTGGGAGGGTGGTCAGGTACCGCCTTCGCCTTATGATGACTTTGTAAATATGCTTTACAATGGTTTTATATGGATGATAAGCAGGATAACAGGCAAGCCCATAACTTATAATTTGATAAGGGAATATATTCCATCGATAAAAGAGCTGCTTCCTACTTCAGACTATGGCAGTTACCTTTTTGAATATAGAGATGAAGATAATTTTCCAGTATTTATACCTCAATCCACTATGCATGAAAAAAATGATTATTTAAATGATTTAAATGCTAAGGTGGAAATCATAAAAAGGCGGGGAATAGATGTCTTTTGCTTCAATGGTAAGGGATATTATACCAATAAATATATACAGGTTGATACGGAGACTGATAGACAAGAAGGCCTTTGGATTGACGGTAAACCAATGGCAGAAATAAGATCAAAAATGGGAGATGGCACGGTGCTGGCGTCCAGTTCCCGATATGTTTTTGATAGCATCACGCTTAATACATCTCATATGGGCGTTCTCAAAGATGGGATACCATACCTTTTAAAGCAGCTGGATGTAAAGAAGTTGCCCGCTGTATATGCCGAGAATATACCATTTAAAGGTTATTTGGCATATATTATCGATAAAGCATCATCCTGTAAAAAATTGTTAAGGGATTGCTATGACGTGCTTGGCAGGTTTGAATGGGGGGTCATGTCAGATCAAAGCGAACTTTTGCTTGAGATACCCTCTCCAGGTCGCGATATGTATCTCTATACTTATAACAGCAATGGTTCCGCTCAGACTGACTTAAAGCTGAGGGATGTTAAAGCCGGCTGCCATAGGCTTGTTATAAAAAATGTAAGGGGGTTCAAGCCTATAATTGAATTTAAGTGA
- a CDS encoding Mini-ribonuclease 3, which produces MIPPLALAYIGDSVYELYIREKLLLSGVTNVRRLHGKAVGYVKAKAQAEGLRRIMDILTEEELNVVKRGRNAKSYTVPKNADVQDYRHATGLEALIGYLYLKGDTDRLMFLMEQLISNIDDEKKGE; this is translated from the coding sequence ATGATACCTCCTTTGGCTCTGGCTTATATCGGGGATAGCGTGTACGAGCTATATATAAGGGAGAAGCTGCTATTGAGCGGTGTAACCAATGTCCGTCGGCTTCATGGCAAAGCAGTAGGTTATGTTAAGGCTAAAGCCCAGGCGGAAGGGCTTCGCAGAATAATGGATATTCTGACAGAAGAAGAGCTAAATGTTGTTAAGAGAGGACGAAATGCCAAATCGTATACGGTTCCTAAAAATGCGGATGTACAGGATTATAGACATGCGACCGGACTTGAGGCGCTTATAGGCTATTTGTATTTAAAAGGAGATACCGATAGGTTGATGTTTTTAATGGAGCAACTTATTAGCAACATAGACGATGAAAAAAAGGGAGAGTGA
- the ispF gene encoding 2-C-methyl-D-erythritol 2,4-cyclodiphosphate synthase: MRIGIGFDAHRFEKGRELVLCGVAIPYEMGLLGHSDADCPLHALIDAMFGAAAMGDIGMHFPDSDAAYKGISSLLLLKMANDKLKEKDFCVNNCDITIIAQKPKLAPYIDKMRKNIAEVLGISLDRVSVKATTTEGLGFTGRQEGIACMAVASIREID, encoded by the coding sequence ATGCGCATTGGCATAGGTTTTGATGCTCATAGATTTGAAAAGGGCAGAGAGCTGGTACTTTGTGGCGTTGCAATTCCATATGAAATGGGGCTTTTAGGCCATTCAGATGCAGATTGCCCATTGCATGCCCTTATTGATGCTATGTTTGGCGCTGCGGCAATGGGTGATATAGGTATGCATTTTCCTGATAGCGATGCAGCGTATAAGGGTATATCCAGCTTATTGCTTCTTAAAATGGCTAATGATAAGTTAAAGGAGAAGGATTTTTGCGTCAATAACTGCGATATAACAATTATTGCTCAGAAGCCAAAGCTGGCGCCATATATTGATAAAATGCGAAAAAATATCGCTGAAGTACTTGGCATATCTCTGGACAGGGTAAGTGTAAAGGCTACTACCACTGAGGGTCTGGGGTTTACAGGGCGCCAGGAAGGTATAGCCTGTATGGCAGTAGCGAGCATAAGAGAAATTGATTGA
- a CDS encoding proline--tRNA ligase, with translation MRLTQLFLPTLREVPAEAEITSHKYMLRAGLMRKLAAGVYVYLPLGYRVLRKIENIVREEMDRSGAQEVLMSGIIPSELLEESGRWSAFGPEMFKLKDRHERDFCLGPTHEEVFTYVMKELTSYRDLPKILYQIQTKYRDEKRPRFGVIRSREFIMKDAYSFDMDWEGLDVSFGKMHDAYCRIFDRCGLKYRVVQADSGAMGGKESNEFMVMSEVGEDEIAHCENCDYAANVERAESRPDIREKQEEKPLELVATPDARTIQELTDFFETSPDNFAKTLIYTVKDQVIAVVIRGDRELNEVKLVNILECTKDDLRMAEDDVVKNVTNAEVGFAGPVGLKVDKLIVDEEVTYMSNFIVGANKTGYHYKNVNYGRDFKGDIVVDVRKVSDGDVCIRCGGRLSISKGIEVGHIFKLGTKYSEALGAKYLDENGQEHLMIMGSYGIGINRIMAAVIEQNSDENGIIWPMSIAPYHVIIVPVNTSDEVQASLAEDLYDVLSRNGVEVLLDDRDERAGVKFKDADLIGIPIRITVGKKARDRVVEIKDRRTGESLDLTVDQVLGYIKQKIEENMSKKE, from the coding sequence ATGAGATTAACGCAGCTTTTTTTGCCTACGTTGAGAGAAGTTCCTGCAGAAGCAGAGATAACGAGCCATAAATACATGTTGAGAGCCGGCTTGATGAGAAAATTGGCCGCAGGAGTATATGTTTATCTTCCACTGGGGTATAGAGTTTTGAGAAAAATAGAGAACATAGTAAGAGAAGAAATGGATAGGTCTGGAGCACAAGAGGTGCTTATGTCAGGCATTATACCTTCAGAATTGTTGGAGGAGTCAGGGCGATGGAGTGCATTTGGGCCTGAGATGTTTAAACTTAAAGATAGGCATGAACGGGATTTCTGCCTTGGACCTACCCATGAAGAGGTTTTTACATATGTGATGAAGGAGCTTACATCTTACAGAGATCTTCCTAAGATATTATATCAGATTCAGACGAAGTATAGAGATGAAAAAAGGCCGCGTTTCGGCGTCATTCGCAGTCGTGAATTTATCATGAAGGATGCCTATAGTTTTGACATGGATTGGGAAGGGCTTGATGTTTCATTCGGCAAAATGCACGATGCATACTGCAGAATATTTGACAGATGCGGCTTAAAGTATAGGGTTGTGCAGGCTGATTCGGGAGCCATGGGAGGGAAAGAATCCAATGAGTTTATGGTGATGTCAGAGGTAGGTGAAGACGAAATAGCTCATTGCGAGAACTGTGATTATGCGGCAAATGTTGAAAGAGCCGAGTCAAGGCCTGATATCAGAGAGAAGCAAGAGGAGAAACCGTTGGAGCTGGTGGCAACCCCCGATGCCAGGACTATTCAAGAGCTGACGGATTTCTTTGAAACGTCTCCCGATAACTTTGCCAAAACGCTTATTTATACGGTAAAAGATCAGGTAATAGCTGTTGTCATAAGAGGAGATAGGGAACTCAATGAGGTAAAGCTTGTCAATATCCTTGAGTGCACCAAAGACGACCTTCGCATGGCCGAAGATGATGTGGTCAAAAATGTAACAAATGCTGAGGTGGGCTTTGCTGGTCCCGTGGGCCTTAAAGTGGATAAGCTTATAGTTGATGAGGAAGTAACTTACATGTCTAATTTTATAGTGGGTGCCAATAAGACAGGTTACCATTATAAGAATGTAAATTATGGCAGAGATTTCAAAGGCGATATAGTTGTAGATGTCAGAAAAGTAAGTGATGGAGATGTGTGCATAAGGTGCGGGGGAAGGTTGTCAATTTCTAAGGGTATTGAAGTTGGTCATATATTCAAACTTGGCACTAAGTACAGTGAGGCGCTGGGTGCCAAGTATTTGGATGAAAATGGTCAAGAACACCTTATGATAATGGGCAGTTATGGTATAGGCATTAACAGAATAATGGCTGCGGTTATAGAACAAAACAGCGATGAAAACGGCATAATATGGCCAATGTCCATAGCGCCTTATCATGTTATAATTGTACCTGTGAACACATCCGATGAAGTTCAAGCATCTCTCGCAGAAGACCTGTATGATGTGTTGTCTAGAAATGGTGTAGAGGTGCTCCTGGACGACAGAGATGAGCGGGCAGGAGTCAAGTTTAAAGATGCTGATCTTATTGGAATACCTATAAGGATTACGGTAGGTAAAAAGGCCAGAGATAGGGTAGTTGAGATAAAGGATAGGAGGACAGGAGAGTCTCTGGATTTAACTGTGGACCAGGTGTTGGGGTACATAAAACAAAAAATTGAGGAAAACATGAGCAAAAAGGAGTGA
- the cysE gene encoding serine O-acetyltransferase gives MRLLNEIKEDIQAVLERDPAAKSVLEVILCYPGLHAIILHRLAHFLYNKGLVILPRLISEFSRFITGIEIHPGAKIGKRLFIDHGMGVVIGETAEIGDNCTIYQGVTLGGTGKEKGKRHPTIGNNVVIGAGAKILGPFKVGDNSKIGAGAVVLKEVLPNSTVVGVPGRAVRRCGVAINKDEVDLDHHKLPDPIKQEIEYLKHRIELLEKRINELEGGKCKDAAI, from the coding sequence ATGAGGCTTTTAAATGAGATAAAAGAGGATATACAGGCTGTGCTTGAAAGGGATCCTGCTGCTAAGAGTGTATTGGAAGTAATATTGTGCTACCCTGGATTGCACGCTATAATACTTCATAGATTAGCTCACTTTTTGTACAATAAAGGGCTGGTTATTTTACCCAGGCTTATTTCGGAATTTAGCCGATTTATTACAGGCATTGAGATACACCCTGGTGCTAAAATAGGCAAAAGATTATTTATAGACCATGGTATGGGTGTGGTAATCGGAGAAACGGCTGAGATAGGTGATAATTGTACGATATATCAGGGTGTTACATTGGGAGGTACAGGTAAAGAAAAAGGCAAAAGACATCCTACTATCGGAAATAATGTGGTAATAGGTGCTGGAGCGAAAATTTTAGGGCCTTTTAAAGTAGGAGATAACTCTAAGATAGGTGCGGGCGCAGTGGTTTTAAAAGAAGTGCTCCCCAATTCTACTGTAGTGGGTGTGCCTGGAAGAGCTGTAAGAAGATGCGGTGTTGCTATTAATAAAGATGAAGTGGACCTGGACCACCACAAATTGCCTGATCCAATTAAACAGGAGATAGAGTATTTAAAGCACAGAATTGAACTACTGGAAAAACGGATAAATGAGTTGGAAGGAGGAAAGTGCAAGGATGCGGCTATATAA
- the ispD gene encoding 2-C-methyl-D-erythritol 4-phosphate cytidylyltransferase codes for MKVCALIMAAGKGRRMQMDKNKVFLPLNGKPIITYSVETIKKSGIDDIVVVTSKDDIDFCSNEILKGYEVRYVEGGAERQISVYNGLMAIKETNCDLVLIHDGARPFVTESIIRESIEAAIEHGAAAVGVKVKDTIKVVKDGFILHTPPRESLWAVQTPQVFRYDLILKAHQKAIEDNFLSTDDTVLVERMGIKVRMIEGAYRNIKITTPEDIYIAEALASMN; via the coding sequence TTGAAGGTATGTGCTCTTATAATGGCTGCGGGTAAGGGTAGAAGGATGCAAATGGATAAAAATAAGGTTTTTTTGCCTTTGAACGGCAAACCTATTATTACTTACTCTGTTGAAACAATTAAGAAATCAGGTATTGACGACATAGTGGTAGTTACATCTAAGGACGATATTGATTTTTGCTCAAATGAAATTTTGAAAGGATATGAAGTCAGATATGTAGAGGGTGGAGCTGAAAGGCAGATATCGGTATACAATGGTCTTATGGCTATAAAAGAAACAAATTGTGACCTGGTTTTGATTCATGATGGCGCAAGGCCCTTTGTCACAGAATCTATTATCAGGGAATCTATAGAAGCTGCAATAGAACATGGAGCAGCGGCGGTGGGCGTAAAAGTAAAAGATACCATAAAAGTGGTTAAAGACGGTTTTATCCTGCATACTCCACCAAGGGAATCTCTTTGGGCAGTACAGACTCCTCAGGTTTTCAGATATGATTTGATACTTAAGGCTCATCAAAAGGCTATAGAGGATAATTTTTTATCTACAGATGATACCGTTTTGGTTGAGCGTATGGGAATAAAAGTAAGAATGATAGAGGGCGCATATAGAAATATTAAGATAACCACTCCTGAAGATATATATATAGCAGAGGCTTTAGCATCAATGAACTGA
- the cysS gene encoding cysteine--tRNA ligase, with the protein MRLYNTMTGQKEEFMPLEPGKVTMYVCGPTVYNYFHIGNARVFIVFDVVRRYFEYKGYKVIYVQNFTDIDDKMIKRANEENITVKELGDRFIREYFEDAEALGIKRATVHPRATENIDNIIEFIKKLIDKGYAYVVDGDVYFDVSKLDDYGKLSHKNIEDLISGARVDISEKKDDPLDFALWKAQKEGEPGWESPWGVGRPGWHIECSAMANRYLGQTIDIHAGGPDLVFPHHENEIAQSEAANGKPFARYWMHVGFLNVNNEKMSKSKNNFFTVRELRQRYNPELIRFFILTSHYRSPLNFSLDLLDQAKNGLERLHNGFDNIKFFMKKANKNNSALTAEEMGFIEKIDSYKKKFIEAMDDDFNTADAIAVIFELIRDCNSFIGEGINIQVVEKAYDVLSEFAGVLGILTEKEELLDENIVKLIEEREKARAEKNWALADKIRDELKEKGIILEDTPSGVRWKRA; encoded by the coding sequence ATGCGGCTATATAATACCATGACAGGTCAGAAGGAAGAATTTATGCCTTTAGAGCCCGGCAAAGTAACCATGTATGTATGTGGTCCTACTGTTTACAATTATTTCCATATTGGTAATGCCAGGGTATTTATCGTGTTTGACGTGGTGAGAAGATATTTTGAGTATAAAGGTTACAAAGTAATTTATGTGCAGAATTTTACAGATATCGATGATAAAATGATCAAAAGGGCTAATGAAGAAAATATTACAGTAAAGGAATTGGGAGATAGATTCATCAGGGAGTACTTTGAAGATGCTGAAGCGCTAGGGATAAAAAGGGCGACAGTACATCCAAGGGCCACGGAGAATATAGACAATATCATTGAATTTATTAAGAAGCTTATAGATAAAGGTTATGCTTATGTAGTTGATGGTGATGTGTATTTTGATGTGAGCAAACTAGATGATTACGGTAAGTTATCTCATAAGAACATTGAGGATTTGATATCTGGAGCGAGAGTTGACATCAGTGAAAAAAAAGATGATCCACTGGATTTTGCTTTATGGAAAGCACAAAAAGAAGGAGAACCCGGCTGGGAGAGCCCATGGGGTGTAGGTAGACCTGGCTGGCATATTGAGTGCTCAGCAATGGCCAACAGGTATCTGGGGCAAACTATAGATATACACGCAGGGGGACCTGACCTGGTATTTCCCCATCACGAAAATGAGATAGCACAGAGCGAGGCGGCAAATGGCAAGCCATTTGCCAGGTATTGGATGCACGTAGGGTTTTTGAATGTAAACAACGAAAAGATGTCCAAATCCAAGAATAACTTTTTTACCGTGAGGGAATTGAGGCAAAGATATAATCCCGAATTAATCAGGTTTTTTATTCTTACTTCCCATTATAGAAGCCCTTTGAATTTTAGTCTGGATTTACTGGACCAGGCAAAGAATGGGCTTGAAAGGTTGCATAATGGGTTTGACAATATTAAGTTTTTCATGAAAAAGGCAAATAAGAACAATTCAGCTCTTACTGCTGAAGAGATGGGTTTTATAGAGAAAATAGATAGCTACAAGAAAAAGTTCATAGAAGCTATGGACGATGATTTTAATACGGCTGATGCTATTGCAGTGATCTTTGAGCTGATAAGGGATTGCAATAGCTTTATAGGTGAAGGTATTAATATACAGGTTGTGGAAAAAGCGTATGATGTGCTTTCGGAGTTTGCCGGAGTTTTAGGCATTTTAACAGAAAAAGAAGAGCTATTGGACGAAAATATTGTAAAGCTGATAGAAGAAAGGGAGAAGGCAAGAGCAGAGAAAAATTGGGCTCTGGCTGATAAGATAAGGGATGAGCTCAAAGAAAAAGGTATTATTTTAGAAGATACGCCTTCAGGTGTGCGATGGAAACGCGCATGA